The sequence ACCGAAGCTACATCCGCAGTGCGCGTGTCAAACACACGGATTGTCTTATCGTACGAGCCAGTGAGCAACACCGCCGGATTCGCTGCTCCACTCGCCTCACCTCCAATCGCTTTGCATTGCCATGCAACCGACTGCACTTTGTCCGTGTGCGAATTAAACGTCCTAAACGCCGTCGATTCCTCGCTCGTGTGCGGTCGCGAAAGATCCCACAGCTTCACCGTACAGTCGGCCGAGGCTGAAGCCAACAAATTTCGCGCTACCGGGTTCCAAGAGAGTCCCAAGACCGCATCCACGTGATAAGCATCATTCGCCACACGCGCCTTGGactgcttgcgcttcttcttgcccgTTCCAAGTGGTGCATTGAGTTGGTCCGTTTCGGTCTTACGTCCCAGAATCGCATCTGGATACATTCCATCCACCACGTCCATGCTCCAAATCTCGATTTCGGGATCCATGGTTCCCACTGCGATAAAGTTGCCCGTGTCCCCGGCTGCGTTGGTCGTGTTCTGGTCAGCACTGCTGACAGAGCGGGCGGGGGTGTAGTCAAGCCACTCCAGGCACAGCGGGAAGGAGGGTAGCATCAGATCATGATGCACATACAGGTTGGCGTCGCTAGCAGCGTAAATatgcgcttcgagctgcgaTACGTCGTCTTCGGTCTTGGCCGTGATGATCAAGTTGTCGGTTGGGTACACTTCGAGTTCCTCGCgttcctcctcgtcgtcctttTCAGCGTCGTCCTGAATGGTGATGTAAGGATCGTCTTGGTTGGATTGGTAGACTGCAAGTCCGCGAATGTTGCTAAATGCACCGGCGGTCGCCGGAGCTTGtacgtcgtcgtcgtcgtatTCGTCGAGGTTGTAGCGCGAAAGGTCGTCCGGATCTTCCTTGGTCTTGGATGCATCGGTGACATCCTCGGTCATGGCTGCATCGccgtcctcgtccatcttgtcgtcttcgtcgtcatccttccactcgtcctcgtcctcatcgtcatcgttaCCCGTGTTCGGCGCGAATGGATCCTTGCCACGTGCAATATCGCGCTGcgcacgctcgagctgtgccTTGGCATCCTCGAATTGCACATTGGCCATCTTGGAGACAcgctccatctcgtcatcgtcgaggACGTACTTTTTGGGATGCGCCAGGCTCTTGCCCCTCGCGATCCAGTGTAATGCGCTAATCATCTTGAGATTCAAGTGTGGAGCCGGGAGGAAGGATCGATGCAAGAATGGTGGCGGATTCAACGCTGTGTTCTCAGACACAAAGTGAGCGACTCCAGAGTTTCAGGAAGAAAGgagtttttttttttttttaaaaaaaaaaggctTCGAGTGGAGCATACAGAGCCTTGGCCAAAAAATTCCACGTTCGTGTTCTCATCCTGCAGATGTGTAGAGACAACCAAATTTGGCTTATATAAGCAGCCAttttgtgtgtgtgtgtgtgtgtgtgtgttttttttttttttgagTTCAGTTTGGCTTGGTGAGGAAGAAGAATAATTTGTAAATGGAAGGAGGAAACGAAAAAAAAGGGTTCGGTATGACCGAATTTCTTCTACCTGCTCCACTCTGCGGTAGCCTTCTACCTCCTTGTCGTTGAAAACACCTCCGTCCCGACCTATCGTCGACTCTTTCTGATCGTCCACATCAGGCTCAAACATCAGAAGGTACAAGGCGAACAGCATTCGCAAGTGCAGACAAGCAGAGAGTTTCTCCCCTACGCCCAACGTCAACACGATGATGCGAGTGGCCAAACCCAAAAACGCTCGTTCCAAACGAGCGCTCGAAAAACGCCAAGCTCGCGAGTATGAAGCAGCCAAGACGGCGGTCTTTGTCAAAGGCGCTCACTCTTCGGCTCGACTGAACATTGCACTGACAGAATTGAACCTGCTCAAGAAACCCGATTCGATCAGCTTCAACAAGAAGAACGAGGCTTTGCCATTCGAAGACACGTCGTCGTTCGAATTCTGGTCATCCAAGAACGATGCGTCGCTGTTCATGTTTGGCAATTCGCAGAAGAAGAGACCGGACAATTTGACTTGGATCCGCATGTTTGATGGTCAGGTTTTGGATATGTTGGAGATGGGCGTGGTGGACGCCAAGAGTATGACCGAGTTCAAGGGGGTGGCTAGACCAGGGATTGGGATGAGGCCGTTGTTTCATTTCAATGGACCGCAGTTTGCGACGCCGGCAGAAGCGAGTACGAGCATGATTGCCGGAGCTGAGCCGACCGAGCATGACGAGACGGGCGCATACCAGCAGTTTAAGAGCATGCTCTTGGATTTCTATCGCGGCGAAGAGTTGAAGACCAACCAGATCGCTCTAAGTGGACTGCAACATGTAATTTCGGTCACTGCTGCACCGACATCCTCCGCGAACGCAAAGACATCCGCCTCgaacgatgctgctcaaggTGACACTCTGGCCGACCTGTACAAGGCAGCAGGTCTTACTCCTAACGGTACGCTCATCACACCGtccacctccaccacgCTCACTTCGCCCGCCAACACActcatcctcttccgtGTCTACACCGTCCAACTCCTCGCTAGCGGCTCCAAGATTCCGCGCGTCGAACTGCAAGAATGCGGCCCCTCGTTTGACTTTCAActgcgacgacgaagaccCGCCAGCATCGATATGCTCACCC comes from Mycosarcoma maydis chromosome 1, whole genome shotgun sequence and encodes:
- a CDS encoding rRNA-processing protein PWP1 (related to WD repeat protein PWP1), yielding MISALHWIARGKSLAHPKKYVLDDDEMERVSKMANVQFEDAKAQLERAQRDIARGKDPFAPNTGNDDDEDEDEWKDDDEDDKMDEDGDAAMTEDVTDASKTKEDPDDLSRYNLDEYDDDDVQAPATAGAFSNIRGLAVYQSNQDDPYITIQDDAEKDDEEEREELEVYPTDNLIITAKTEDDVSQLEAHIYAASDANLYVHHDLMLPSFPLCLEWLDYTPARSVSSADQNTTNAAGDTGNFIAVGTMDPEIEIWSMDVVDGMYPDAILGRKTETDQLNAPLGTGKKKRKQSKARVANDAYHVDAVLGLSWNPVARNLLASASADCTVKLWDLSRPHTSEESTAFRTFNSHTDKVQSVAWQCKAIGGEASGAANPAVLLTGSYDKTIRVFDTRTADVASVVSIGSDVESVVWDGWSASCTSFVCSLESGIVQSYDIRSPSASIWTLQAHDTACTAVDISPHIPHCLLTASSDRSIKLWSLSPSSTDTSHPAAINLVLSRDLGLGKLFTAKFSPNDPLTLAAAGSAGQLQVFNALSNPAVRKTFAHSLRSLKDDLKVDLDGTEPSRGDGIIRIQDDDDDDDSDHDADMQQ
- a CDS encoding rRNA-binding ribosome biosynthesis protein RPF2 (related to protein RPF2 involved in ribosomal large subunit assembly and maintenance), which translates into the protein MMRVAKPKNARSKRALEKRQAREYEAAKTAVFVKGAHSSARLNIALTELNLLKKPDSISFNKKNEALPFEDTSSFEFWSSKNDASLFMFGNSQKKRPDNLTWIRMFDGQVLDMLEMGVVDAKSMTEFKGVARPGIGMRPLFHFNGPQFATPAEASTSMIAGAEPTEHDETGAYQQFKSMLLDFYRGEELKTNQIALSGLQHVISVTAAPTSSANAKTSASNDAAQGDTLADLYKAAGLTPNGTLITPSTSTTLTSPANTLILFRVYTVQLLASGSKIPRVELQECGPSFDFQLRRRRPASIDMLTQALRRPKTQAEKNRQGKEGAKKNIETDDMGDTVGRIHVGKQDLSALQTRKMKGLKKHLDPTASSADDDDDDDDMQSFDDEDEDDLQMDDMTTYTDDDDASVQHQDEQQAPSKRRRS